The Chryseobacterium suipulveris genome window below encodes:
- a CDS encoding SprT-like domain-containing protein codes for MSITQLERFLPENALPFLRKWFGEHYIHIKITRERNSKLGDYRRMPDKSHKITINATLQPQLFFFVLTHELAHLLALENFGRRIAPHGAEWKHTFREMLLESIAIYSEDLRPIILKFSRSPKANFMASPDLVKYFHIENVDDETSYVDDLEIGDRFIYRKQTFVIKEKRKINYLCKNLDNGKAYIFKPLARVEKLT; via the coding sequence ATGTCGATTACACAGTTAGAAAGATTTTTGCCCGAAAATGCGCTGCCTTTTTTGAGGAAATGGTTTGGCGAACACTATATCCACATCAAGATCACAAGAGAACGCAATTCCAAATTAGGCGACTACCGAAGAATGCCCGACAAATCTCACAAGATTACGATTAATGCTACTTTGCAGCCGCAACTTTTCTTTTTTGTCCTCACCCACGAACTTGCGCATCTTCTCGCATTGGAAAATTTTGGCAGAAGAATCGCACCTCACGGTGCAGAGTGGAAACACACCTTCCGCGAAATGCTTTTGGAAAGCATAGCCATTTACAGCGAAGATTTAAGACCCATTATCCTAAAATTTTCAAGATCACCGAAAGCAAACTTTATGGCAAGTCCTGATCTGGTGAAATATTTCCATATCGAAAATGTGGATGACGAAACATCTTATGTTGATGACCTGGAAATTGGTGACCGATTTATCTATAGGAAGCAGACTTTCGTCATAAAGGAAAAGCGCAAAATAAATTATCTTTGCAAAAACCTCGACAATGGAAAAGCGTATATTTTCAAACCATTGGCAAGAGTAGAAAAATTGACTTAG
- a CDS encoding four helix bundle protein, protein MYKQDFLRFLRMSHSSCDETSNHIKKIMRVYPDLETARFDELNEKYISLSVQIHNFIEYVKNNWRT, encoded by the coding sequence ATGTATAAACAGGATTTTCTAAGATTTCTCCGGATGTCTCACTCCAGTTGCGACGAAACTTCTAATCACATCAAGAAGATTATGCGAGTTTATCCTGATTTAGAGACCGCAAGGTTCGACGAATTGAATGAAAAATACATTTCACTAAGCGTCCAAATCCACAACTTTATTGAATACGTTAAAAACAACTGGCGAACATAA
- a CDS encoding mannose-1-phosphate guanylyltransferase has product MTKSNNYCVIMAGGIGSRFWPMSTQKYPKQFQDILGTGRTMIQQTFDRINKIVPAENIFVITNREYVSLTEQQLPQLRPENIVGEPMMKNTAACNIYMAKKIADLNPDANMIVLPADHLILKENIFLRKVELGFNLAEKNDYLITLGIKPTRPDTGYGYIQFVEKKNSEYYKVKTFTEKPDLEIAKTFLESGDFLWNAGIFIWNVKSILAAFELYLEEMSQHFQSCKYNAKGESACIDLIYPKVNKISIDNGILEKAKNVYVIPSDLGWSDLGTWTSVYENAEKDEDKNAIKSKHILTYNSKGNIVRLKSRNKAAIIDGLKNFIIVDTDKALLICPRDNDQLIKEYVQDLRTLKKGDKFM; this is encoded by the coding sequence ATGACAAAATCAAATAATTACTGCGTGATTATGGCAGGAGGAATCGGCAGCAGATTCTGGCCGATGAGTACCCAAAAATACCCAAAGCAGTTTCAGGATATTTTAGGGACGGGACGAACGATGATCCAGCAAACTTTTGACAGAATCAACAAAATCGTACCCGCGGAAAATATTTTCGTGATTACCAACAGAGAATACGTTTCGCTCACCGAACAGCAGCTTCCGCAACTGAGACCCGAAAATATCGTGGGCGAACCGATGATGAAGAATACGGCGGCCTGCAATATTTATATGGCTAAAAAAATCGCTGACCTTAATCCCGATGCAAATATGATTGTGCTTCCCGCGGATCATTTGATTTTAAAGGAAAACATCTTCCTGCGAAAAGTGGAGCTCGGCTTCAACCTTGCAGAAAAAAACGACTACCTCATCACTTTGGGAATTAAGCCGACGCGTCCCGATACTGGTTACGGCTACATTCAGTTTGTGGAGAAAAAGAATTCTGAATACTATAAAGTAAAAACCTTTACCGAAAAACCCGACCTCGAAATCGCGAAAACTTTTCTTGAAAGCGGCGACTTCCTGTGGAACGCGGGAATCTTTATCTGGAATGTGAAATCGATTCTTGCAGCATTTGAACTTTATCTTGAGGAAATGTCGCAACACTTCCAAAGCTGCAAGTACAATGCGAAAGGTGAATCAGCGTGTATTGATCTGATCTATCCTAAAGTGAACAAAATCTCGATCGACAACGGAATTTTGGAAAAGGCGAAAAACGTTTACGTAATTCCTTCGGATCTGGGATGGAGCGATTTGGGAACCTGGACTTCCGTTTATGAAAATGCCGAAAAAGACGAGGACAAAAATGCCATCAAGTCAAAACATATCTTGACCTACAACTCCAAAGGAAATATTGTGCGACTGAAAAGCCGAAACAAAGCGGCGATTATCGATGGTCTCAAAAACTTTATCATCGTCGATACCGATAAAGCATTGTTGATCTGTCCGCGCGACAACGACCAACTTATCAAAGAATATGTTCAGGATTTAAGAACGCTAAAAAAGGGCGACAAATTTATGTAA
- a CDS encoding glycosyltransferase family 4 protein, whose amino-acid sequence MKVLVSVFNNLYTDQRVEKVCRTLSENGYEIELIGNDWGGLPEMQRPYPFSRILLKSKSLKLAYPEFNWKLYFELLKRADKNTVLLSNDLDTLLANRLVSRKLRIPLVFDSHEIFTEMPAINGRFTQKIWRLLQKAIVPKLEFVMTASESYADWFAKTYGIERPIVVQNFPLRIENPQNYSEINSNKVILYQGVINPSRGLDKMIPAMQHIENAEFWICGDGPKKEEYVALTKTLGLEEKVKFLGKLLPEKLREITKKADVGLSIEENNGLSYYYSMPNKVSDYIQQRVPVVVSDFPEMGKVIERFEVGEKIGNHSELVEKIGIVLRNGKKFYEDHLNKAASELCWEKEEPKITALFKKVVQKNF is encoded by the coding sequence ATGAAAGTTTTGGTAAGCGTTTTCAATAATTTATATACAGACCAACGTGTAGAAAAGGTTTGCAGAACTTTATCCGAAAACGGTTACGAGATCGAACTCATCGGAAACGATTGGGGCGGCTTGCCAGAAATGCAGCGACCGTACCCTTTTTCGCGGATTTTGTTAAAGTCAAAATCGCTGAAACTCGCCTATCCCGAATTTAACTGGAAACTGTATTTTGAGCTTTTAAAGAGGGCCGACAAAAACACCGTTCTTCTTTCCAATGACTTGGATACGCTTTTGGCGAACCGACTTGTTTCAAGGAAACTTAGGATTCCACTAGTTTTCGACAGTCACGAGATTTTCACGGAAATGCCTGCAATCAATGGGCGCTTTACCCAGAAAATCTGGCGGCTTCTTCAAAAAGCTATCGTTCCCAAACTGGAATTTGTGATGACGGCGAGTGAAAGCTACGCCGATTGGTTTGCTAAAACCTACGGAATTGAAAGACCGATCGTCGTTCAGAATTTTCCGTTAAGAATTGAAAACCCGCAAAACTACTCCGAAATTAATTCGAACAAAGTCATTCTTTATCAAGGTGTGATCAATCCATCCCGTGGTTTGGACAAGATGATTCCTGCAATGCAGCATATTGAAAATGCCGAATTCTGGATTTGCGGAGACGGTCCCAAAAAAGAGGAATATGTTGCTTTAACTAAAACTTTAGGTCTGGAAGAAAAAGTGAAATTTCTCGGAAAATTGTTACCCGAAAAACTCCGCGAAATTACCAAGAAAGCGGATGTTGGTTTAAGCATCGAAGAAAACAACGGGCTCAGTTACTACTACTCGATGCCGAACAAAGTTTCGGATTATATTCAGCAGAGAGTTCCCGTCGTGGTTTCGGATTTTCCCGAAATGGGAAAAGTAATCGAACGTTTCGAGGTAGGCGAAAAAATCGGGAACCATTCGGAACTCGTCGAAAAAATCGGCATCGTCTTGCGCAACGGTAAAAAGTTTTATGAGGACCACCTTAACAAAGCTGCATCCGAACTTTGCTGGGAAAAAGAGGAACCAAAAATTACAGCGCTTTTCAAAAAGGTCGTGCAGAAGAATTTCTAA
- a CDS encoding DMT family transporter: MNWIILIVAGLFETGFATCLGKAQETSGKESLFWWAGFVVALFISMFLMYKSISYGSNPIPIGTAYAVWTGIGAVGGVMAGIFFFNEPVTFWRMFFVFTLIASVVGLKMVSN; this comes from the coding sequence ATGAACTGGATTATCCTCATTGTTGCCGGACTTTTTGAAACCGGATTTGCTACCTGCCTCGGAAAAGCGCAGGAAACCTCTGGAAAAGAAAGTCTTTTTTGGTGGGCTGGATTTGTGGTCGCGCTGTTTATCAGTATGTTTCTGATGTATAAGTCGATTTCGTACGGAAGCAATCCGATTCCGATTGGGACTGCTTATGCGGTTTGGACGGGGATTGGCGCGGTTGGCGGAGTGATGGCGGGAATTTTCTTTTTCAATGAGCCCGTCACTTTCTGGCGGATGTTTTTTGTGTTCACGCTGATTGCTTCTGTGGTGGGATTGAAGATGGTGTCGAATTAA
- a CDS encoding IS256 family transposase, variant Zn-binding type: MDTISWGKQKGKRRFKCKNCGIYFTLENKSVSLKNKEIWFRKWIIGRQTYEQISIESGYSISTLQRYFNLMLAKAPQLSYSQNKEVYLLIDATYFSNEICLVVFRDDVFKQTQLYRITDGEHFEELREDLQNILDLGVKIGGITCDGDKSLIKAIRKVCPKVPMQRCLVHIQRMCKIWLSAHPKTRAGFELREIACKLHFIDCESKKQYWIRELVDWFEQHKEFINEKSYNEETGRYWYTHKMVRRSFSVIKKALPNMFTFLQNPKIPKTTNGLESFFGHLKGNLNIHRGLTKSRRKKFIQWYLFYKNQK; the protein is encoded by the coding sequence TTGGATACCATTTCGTGGGGAAAACAGAAAGGCAAGAGGCGGTTCAAGTGTAAGAACTGCGGGATTTACTTTACGCTTGAAAACAAATCCGTAAGTTTAAAAAATAAAGAGATTTGGTTCAGGAAGTGGATCATAGGTCGACAAACTTACGAGCAGATTTCAATTGAATCCGGATATTCGATCAGTACGCTCCAACGATATTTTAACCTTATGCTGGCAAAGGCTCCACAGCTGAGTTACAGTCAGAACAAGGAAGTCTATCTTTTGATTGACGCCACATATTTTTCCAATGAAATCTGTCTTGTCGTTTTTAGGGACGATGTCTTCAAACAAACCCAGCTTTACAGAATAACCGATGGCGAACACTTTGAAGAACTTAGGGAAGATCTTCAAAATATTCTTGATTTGGGTGTAAAAATTGGTGGGATTACGTGCGACGGAGATAAATCCCTGATTAAGGCTATTAGAAAGGTATGCCCGAAAGTTCCGATGCAGAGATGCCTGGTGCATATCCAGAGAATGTGCAAGATATGGCTTTCCGCACATCCTAAAACAAGAGCAGGTTTCGAACTTAGAGAGATCGCGTGTAAACTTCACTTTATCGACTGCGAGTCAAAAAAGCAATATTGGATACGGGAGCTTGTGGATTGGTTCGAGCAGCACAAAGAGTTTATCAATGAAAAATCTTACAATGAGGAAACAGGAAGGTATTGGTATACTCACAAGATGGTGAGGCGAAGTTTTTCAGTGATCAAAAAGGCGCTTCCAAATATGTTCACCTTTCTACAGAATCCTAAGATACCGAAAACCACCAATGGTCTGGAATCCTTCTTCGGACATCTGAAAGGCAATCTGAATATTCATAGAGGACTTACTAAAAGTAGGCGCAAAAAATTCATTCAATGGTATCTTTTCTATAAAAACCAGAAGTGA
- a CDS encoding SufE family protein, translating to MTIKEKQQELVDEFSFLDDWEQKYEYIIDLGKELKGLPDDKKTEANLIKGCQSQVWIDAEFKDGKLFFNADSDGILPKGIVSLLVSVYSGHSTQEILDSDFKFIEEIGLQEFLSPSRANGLMAMTKQIKFYAVAFQIKK from the coding sequence ATGACCATCAAAGAAAAACAGCAGGAACTTGTTGACGAATTTTCCTTTCTTGACGACTGGGAACAGAAATACGAATACATTATCGACCTCGGAAAAGAACTGAAAGGACTTCCCGATGACAAAAAAACGGAAGCCAACCTCATCAAAGGTTGTCAGTCGCAGGTTTGGATCGACGCCGAGTTCAAGGACGGCAAACTCTTCTTCAACGCCGATTCCGACGGAATTCTCCCGAAAGGAATAGTTTCGCTTCTGGTTTCGGTGTACAGCGGTCATTCCACCCAGGAAATTTTGGATTCGGACTTTAAGTTTATCGAAGAAATCGGGTTGCAGGAATTTCTGTCGCCTTCTAGAGCCAATGGTTTAATGGCGATGACCAAGCAGATCAAGTTTTACGCAGTAGCATTTCAAATCAAAAAGTGA
- a CDS encoding TolC family protein: MKKQAILLLSFIATFAFSQKKWSLQECVNYAVENNLQVIQNQFSTKNQDLNLKIAKREYLPSVSGNINNNANFGQGRDVFGNSNRNDNFTNSSSVVADILVYNNGRLEKSIRKTEYDVEASQFDLERVKNDISLQIAQQYLSVLLNREIEKISESALQNADKLYQRAKITTEVGTTAKTILAEAESALAREKQNLKTAQINTNRNLFSLAMLLQLPNYKNFDIQDVPLKDILDAPLVSAENVINKAYENQPQIKAAESRIKSAEAQTEITKTAFWPTVSANAGVGTSYFNSLVTNTAGVDINGQPIKESGFFKQYKDNFGQQLGLSARIPIFNKGITRLNVEQSKINEEIAKTTLLQQKQEVLQNVQKAQFDAESNYEAYLAAIEAEKSSKLALDFAEKSYEAGRTTIYDLNIARNNFANAQGSVAQAKYNYLFSLKLLNFYAGIPLSL; encoded by the coding sequence ATGAAAAAGCAAGCCATTTTATTGCTGAGCTTTATTGCTACATTCGCATTTTCACAGAAGAAATGGTCGCTTCAGGAGTGTGTGAATTACGCGGTAGAAAATAATCTGCAGGTCATCCAAAACCAATTTTCGACAAAAAATCAGGACTTGAACCTGAAAATTGCGAAACGCGAATACCTTCCGTCGGTTTCGGGAAATATCAACAATAACGCAAACTTCGGACAGGGAAGAGACGTGTTCGGAAACTCCAACCGAAACGATAATTTCACCAACAGCTCAAGCGTGGTAGCCGACATTTTAGTTTATAATAATGGTCGGCTTGAGAAAAGCATCCGTAAAACTGAATACGACGTCGAAGCGAGCCAGTTTGATTTGGAACGGGTGAAAAACGATATCTCGCTACAAATCGCACAGCAATACCTCTCCGTTTTACTGAACCGGGAAATTGAAAAAATTTCTGAAAGCGCACTCCAGAACGCCGACAAACTTTACCAAAGAGCAAAGATCACCACCGAAGTCGGGACTACCGCAAAGACAATTTTAGCAGAAGCAGAATCCGCTTTAGCCCGAGAAAAACAGAACCTGAAAACCGCGCAGATCAACACCAATCGAAACCTGTTTTCACTGGCAATGCTTCTTCAACTTCCAAATTACAAAAACTTTGATATTCAGGATGTTCCGTTGAAAGATATTTTAGACGCACCTTTGGTTTCCGCTGAAAATGTGATTAACAAAGCATACGAAAACCAACCTCAAATAAAGGCCGCAGAAAGCAGAATAAAATCTGCAGAAGCGCAAACCGAAATCACCAAAACTGCTTTTTGGCCAACAGTTTCTGCAAATGCGGGAGTCGGAACTTCCTACTTCAACTCATTGGTGACCAATACGGCGGGAGTTGATATCAACGGACAGCCGATCAAGGAAAGCGGTTTCTTCAAGCAATACAAAGACAATTTCGGGCAACAACTAGGTTTGTCGGCACGCATCCCGATCTTTAACAAGGGAATTACGCGGCTCAATGTGGAACAGTCAAAAATTAACGAAGAAATTGCCAAAACCACTTTGCTGCAGCAAAAGCAGGAAGTTCTTCAGAATGTCCAGAAAGCACAGTTCGACGCCGAAAGCAATTACGAAGCATATCTCGCCGCAATAGAAGCCGAAAAAAGTTCGAAGCTCGCCCTGGATTTTGCAGAGAAAAGTTATGAGGCGGGACGAACCACGATTTACGACCTCAACATTGCCCGAAATAATTTCGCCAATGCTCAAGGTTCCGTTGCACAGGCAAAATACAATTACCTGTTCAGCTTGAAGCTGCTGAATTTCTATGCGGGAATTCCCTTATCTTTATAG
- a CDS encoding MFS transporter, which translates to MFSLEPIQTLKIKEFRNLMTGRFFLVLSFRMLATLMGWWIYQLTHDPFAIGLIGLSEVIPAVSTALYAGHVIDNTEKKRLLLICNYAYVFLIGLLAIPAFYGNNLLHLDNRHITYFIYAIIFFTGFCRAFLGPIIPSMIPRIVPRETLPNAITLNQATFLTASVTGHALGGFMIHWIDISGTVLVVVGMMVLASLFFWNLNQHHSENTHKEVKVMQSMKEGISYIYRTKEILGALCLDMFAVLFGGAVAMIPVYATDILKVGSEGFGLLNAASDIGSMCIIAFLAFVPLRKNQGKILLFAVAGFGLCIIGFGLSKLYWLSFGLLMLSGMLDGISVVIRGTIVQLKTPEYIRGRVLSVNSIFIMSSNEMGQFESGVAAKLLGVVRSVVFGGTMTLLVALIVGTTVPKLRKMNY; encoded by the coding sequence ATGTTTTCGCTGGAGCCGATTCAAACTTTAAAGATCAAAGAATTCAGAAATCTGATGACGGGCAGGTTTTTCCTTGTTTTGTCTTTCAGGATGTTGGCAACTTTGATGGGATGGTGGATTTACCAGCTGACACACGATCCTTTTGCAATTGGATTGATCGGATTGTCGGAAGTGATTCCCGCAGTTTCTACCGCGCTTTATGCGGGACACGTGATCGACAATACCGAAAAGAAAAGATTGTTGCTGATCTGTAATTACGCCTACGTTTTTCTGATTGGTCTTTTGGCGATTCCTGCATTTTATGGGAATAATTTGCTGCATTTAGACAACCGGCACATTACCTATTTTATTTACGCCATCATCTTTTTCACCGGTTTTTGTCGCGCTTTTTTAGGGCCAATAATTCCATCGATGATTCCGCGGATTGTGCCCCGCGAAACTTTGCCCAATGCCATTACGCTCAATCAGGCAACTTTCCTCACCGCTTCGGTTACAGGTCACGCTTTGGGAGGATTTATGATTCACTGGATCGATATTTCGGGGACTGTTCTGGTCGTGGTGGGAATGATGGTTTTGGCCTCCCTTTTCTTTTGGAATTTAAACCAACACCATTCGGAAAATACGCACAAAGAAGTGAAAGTAATGCAGAGCATGAAAGAGGGAATCAGCTATATTTACAGGACGAAAGAAATTTTGGGCGCGCTCTGTCTTGATATGTTTGCTGTTCTTTTTGGTGGTGCGGTGGCGATGATCCCGGTTTACGCGACCGATATTCTGAAGGTCGGTTCCGAAGGTTTCGGTTTGCTGAATGCCGCTTCAGATATTGGCTCTATGTGCATTATCGCGTTCCTCGCATTCGTTCCATTAAGGAAAAATCAGGGAAAAATACTGCTGTTTGCGGTTGCGGGATTTGGGTTGTGCATCATCGGTTTCGGGCTTTCAAAACTGTACTGGCTTTCTTTTGGATTATTAATGTTAAGCGGAATGTTGGATGGGATTTCCGTCGTGATCCGCGGAACCATTGTGCAGTTGAAAACTCCTGAATATATTCGGGGAAGAGTATTGAGCGTGAATTCCATTTTCATCATGTCGAGCAACGAAATGGGACAGTTTGAAAGTGGTGTCGCTGCAAAACTTCTCGGCGTGGTGCGTTCGGTGGTTTTCGGTGGAACGATGACTTTGCTCGTTGCGTTGATTGTAGGAACTACGGTGCCGAAGCTGCGGAAGATGAACTATTAG
- a CDS encoding uroporphyrinogen decarboxylase: protein MSPEITNYIGYGASFFVVLSFVLKDIKKIRIVNLIGCILFVIYGVYSDYLWPIIIPNAILCVIQAYHLLKKD, encoded by the coding sequence ATGAGTCCTGAAATTACCAACTACATCGGCTATGGCGCATCATTCTTCGTAGTGCTGAGTTTTGTGCTGAAAGACATTAAGAAAATCAGAATCGTAAATTTAATTGGCTGTATTCTCTTCGTAATCTACGGTGTTTACAGTGATTATTTGTGGCCGATCATTATTCCCAATGCAATTCTCTGCGTAATTCAGGCGTATCATTTGCTGAAAAAAGACTAA
- a CDS encoding nucleoside recognition domain-containing protein has translation MVLSRIWSAFIIIAIIVASVKYLFSDNYKAIYNDMVVGKSGDTVQIATKNISELNPEIKNALLVKPTFDDNRIHYKTDSARSAVKVYRVQETDGVIGTSETAVKICLGLIGIMTLFMGFMGIAEKAGGINLLSRLIQPFFSKLFPEIPKNHPSFGHMLLNFSANLLGLDNAATPFGLKAMESLQTLNPDKDRASNSQIMFLCLHAGGLTLIPVSIIAIRASMGSQTPTDIFLPCMIATFAATMAAMIIVSLYQKINLFQPVVIAYLGGISAIIGLLVVYLVSLSKEGLDDFSKLLSNGIILLIFFAIVLGAIYKKINVFDAFIEGAKEGFWTCVKIIPYLVGMLIAISLLRTSGVFDVIIDGMKWVAAVVGFDTRFVDGLPTALIKPLSGSGARGMMVDTMQTFGADSFQGRLAAVLQGSSDTTFYVIAVYFGAVAVKNTRYTVTAMLLADLVGIITSVILAYLFFA, from the coding sequence ATGGTTTTAAGCAGAATCTGGAGCGCGTTCATCATCATCGCAATTATTGTAGCAAGTGTAAAGTATTTATTCTCTGATAATTACAAAGCCATCTACAACGATATGGTCGTCGGGAAAAGTGGCGACACCGTACAGATTGCCACTAAAAACATCTCCGAACTGAACCCCGAAATCAAAAATGCACTTCTTGTAAAACCGACTTTCGACGATAACAGAATTCATTACAAAACCGATTCTGCGAGATCTGCGGTGAAGGTGTACCGAGTTCAGGAAACCGACGGTGTGATTGGAACTTCGGAAACCGCGGTGAAAATCTGTCTTGGCTTGATCGGGATTATGACGCTCTTCATGGGATTCATGGGAATTGCTGAAAAAGCGGGCGGAATTAATTTATTGTCGCGACTGATTCAGCCGTTTTTTTCGAAGCTGTTTCCTGAAATTCCCAAGAACCACCCATCTTTCGGACACATGCTCCTGAATTTTTCCGCCAATTTACTGGGGCTCGACAATGCTGCAACTCCTTTCGGACTGAAAGCGATGGAAAGCTTACAAACCTTAAATCCAGACAAAGACCGCGCAAGTAATTCGCAAATTATGTTTCTGTGTCTGCACGCAGGTGGATTGACGTTGATTCCCGTTTCCATTATTGCGATCCGCGCTTCGATGGGTTCGCAAACACCAACCGATATTTTTCTTCCGTGTATGATCGCGACGTTTGCAGCGACGATGGCGGCGATGATTATCGTTTCACTTTACCAAAAAATCAACCTGTTTCAGCCAGTCGTGATCGCTTATCTCGGGGGTATTTCTGCGATTATCGGTTTGCTCGTGGTTTATCTGGTGAGTTTGTCGAAAGAAGGTCTCGACGATTTCAGTAAATTGCTGAGTAACGGAATTATTCTTCTCATCTTTTTTGCCATCGTTTTGGGAGCGATCTACAAAAAAATCAATGTTTTTGACGCCTTTATTGAAGGGGCGAAAGAAGGTTTCTGGACCTGCGTGAAAATCATCCCTTATCTTGTCGGAATGTTGATCGCAATCTCATTGCTGAGAACTTCGGGAGTTTTCGACGTCATCATCGACGGAATGAAATGGGTTGCAGCGGTTGTAGGTTTCGACACCCGTTTTGTTGACGGATTACCGACCGCGCTGATCAAGCCACTTTCAGGTTCCGGAGCAAGAGGAATGATGGTCGATACGATGCAAACCTTCGGTGCCGACAGTTTCCAGGGAAGATTGGCCGCAGTTCTTCAGGGAAGTTCTGACACTACTTTCTACGTTATCGCCGTTTATTTCGGGGCAGTCGCTGTGAAAAACACCCGATATACCGTAACCGCAATGCTACTTGCAGACTTGGTGGGAATTATTACTTCGGTGATTTTGGCGTATTTGTTTTTCGCCTAA
- a CDS encoding glycosyltransferase family 9 protein yields MTRILAYRFSAFGDVAMTVPVITEFLEQNPNVEIVMVSRKNFKDLFEGIPNLVFKGINLDDYKGVFGMRKLSKELMDEFDFKHVADLHDVIRTKILDRIFTRKGFKVSKIDKGKDEKEHLTDIWNLEKTQLKKNTERYAEVFRGLGFNLELSHHYREKSKEKSGIGIAPFAQHKGKMLPLEKTFEVAKILSQQHKIYFFGGGKNEVETLNNWESQIPNSENLAGKLTLKQELEKISHLELMISMDSANMHLASLVGTRCVSVWGSTHPFAGFLGYGQSENDVVQIKDLTCRPCSVFGDKECFRGDWACLEEIEVQKVIKKI; encoded by the coding sequence GTGACGAGAATTTTAGCATACCGATTTTCAGCTTTCGGAGATGTTGCCATGACAGTTCCTGTGATTACTGAGTTTCTGGAGCAGAATCCCAATGTCGAAATCGTGATGGTTTCCCGAAAAAATTTCAAAGACCTTTTCGAAGGAATTCCAAACCTTGTTTTCAAAGGAATCAATCTGGATGACTACAAAGGAGTTTTCGGAATGCGAAAATTATCGAAAGAGTTGATGGATGAATTTGATTTTAAACACGTTGCAGATCTACACGACGTCATCAGAACAAAAATCCTCGACAGGATTTTCACCAGAAAAGGATTCAAAGTTTCAAAAATCGATAAGGGAAAGGATGAAAAAGAACACCTTACCGACATCTGGAATCTCGAGAAAACGCAACTGAAAAAGAATACCGAACGCTACGCCGAGGTGTTCCGCGGATTGGGATTTAATCTAGAACTTTCGCACCACTACCGCGAGAAAAGCAAGGAAAAATCAGGAATCGGAATCGCTCCTTTCGCCCAACACAAGGGAAAAATGCTTCCTTTGGAAAAAACTTTCGAAGTCGCCAAAATTCTTTCCCAACAACATAAAATCTATTTTTTCGGCGGAGGTAAGAACGAGGTTGAAACCCTCAACAACTGGGAAAGCCAAATCCCAAATTCTGAAAACCTCGCAGGAAAACTGACCTTAAAACAGGAACTCGAAAAAATTTCGCACCTCGAACTGATGATCTCGATGGATTCAGCGAACATGCATTTGGCGAGTTTGGTAGGAACACGCTGTGTTTCAGTTTGGGGATCGACGCATCCTTTTGCGGGATTCCTCGGTTATGGGCAAAGCGAAAATGATGTCGTGCAAATCAAGGATTTAACTTGCAGACCTTGCTCAGTATTTGGCGATAAGGAATGTTTCCGGGGCGACTGGGCGTGCTTGGAAGAGATTGAGGTGCAGAAGGTTATCAAAAAAATATAA